AAAAAACTATTAACTTGGGGTTAttgtaacaaaacaaaaaaatacaaccaattttcttttttaacttTGGGTTATAAAAGcagtttttttctttgattggGCCGTTATAAGGTGCTATATGAACCCACTGATTATCTTGGCGGGTCTTTCGATTTTGAATCCAGCAAAGCCGCCGAGCAAACGATGGTTATCTCGTCGGAGCCGCCGGAGATTGAAGCCGCGGAGATCTACACCGCACCAAACACCTTGGATGCCTCCGCCATCTTCCACATCATCTACGACGTCGTAGCCTTCGTGCTCTACATGCACCAGCAAATCCCCGCGTACCtttttcttctccattttcaATTTCTTCGTTTTCCCCTCTCCCTTCTCGTTTCAGTTTTCAGTTTTCGTGCCATTTTCGTTCACGCAGCACATTGCAGGACATAACCGCTGAATTCGACGCAATGCACTCCGAAATCAAGGAGCTGGTAcgaatttttcaatttttcagttGAAATCGTTTGAAATCGAGTGATTGCTATGTTTGTGATTTGCGCGAACCCTAAATTTGTTGAATCGCAGGAGATTGCGTTGGGAAGTGAAGTGAAGGCATCGTTTCGGCGAAAGCATGTTAGCAAAATGAGGGAAATCAAGGTGGGAATTAAGAGATTAGATAAGTTGATGAAATCGCTTTTGAATTTGCAAACTGCAATCAAAGTGATGATTAACGAGAACCCTAACATAGAGGAAGTCATTTTGGCTCTCGGAGCTAGCCCGGTTCGGCCGCAGCATATTTTTGTCTTGAACTTTCCCCCTGGACTAGCTGTTTCCAAAGTTGAGGATGATTTTGCCAGGAGCAAAGTAGCTGAGGGTCTTTCCAGAAAGGTTCATTACCTCTTTTTTGTTGATGTATTTGAGATTAAGATGCTTTGTGAGAGGAAGGAGAATGGGAGATTAAGTTTCGTGTTTTCTTTAACAGGCTATTCGGAGTTTTATTTCAAAGGGTGCTGGGTCTGTGATCTATCCTGGTAGTTATTGATTTTGCTAG
This is a stretch of genomic DNA from Lotus japonicus ecotype B-129 chromosome 1, LjGifu_v1.2. It encodes these proteins:
- the LOC130730721 gene encoding uncharacterized protein LOC130730721 isoform X1, whose translation is MVISSEPPEIEAAEIYTAPNTLDASAIFHIIYDVVAFVLYMHQQIPATLQDITAEFDAMHSEIKELEIALGSEVKASFRRKHVSKMREIKVGIKRLDKLMKSLLNLQTAIKVMINENPNIEEVILALGASPVRPQHIFVLNFPPGLAVSKVEDDFARSKVAEGLSRKAIRSFISKGAGSVIYPGPIKLFVLIKAPCSFNQPLHFLPKRDFRYNRKVVPLKLLIKCRNQDQEVANQDQEVAASTSEDLIWFQCRHVIKGLAMNITQEE
- the LOC130730721 gene encoding uncharacterized protein LOC130730721 isoform X2; protein product: MHSEIKELEIALGSEVKASFRRKHVSKMREIKVGIKRLDKLMKSLLNLQTAIKVMINENPNIEEVILALGASPVRPQHIFVLNFPPGLAVSKVEDDFARSKVAEGLSRKAIRSFISKGAGSVIYPGPIKLFVLIKAPCSFNQPLHFLPKRDFRYNRKVVPLKLLIKCRNQDQEVANQDQEVAASTSEDLIWFQCRHVIKGLAMNITQEE